The Cohnella abietis genome has a segment encoding these proteins:
- a CDS encoding helix-turn-helix transcriptional regulator → MNAEQDLSTRERIMQMLKTMGELSTKDITAQLGITGMAVRRHISALERDELIESTTVRLPMGRPTAVYRLSAKAEDFFPKKYHAVALDLLSELEGDSGQEMVNRLFDLRKISLLKKLENKMQGRDLEGKVAMLSDIQNENGYMASWEKSGHEEYILTEYNCPIYQVANKYNHACSCELSLFKSLLDAKVERSDCLAKGGSKCVYHIRA, encoded by the coding sequence GTGAATGCTGAGCAGGATTTGTCTACCCGAGAGAGAATTATGCAGATGCTCAAAACGATGGGCGAGCTAAGCACGAAGGATATTACCGCCCAGCTAGGGATAACAGGTATGGCCGTTCGACGTCATATTTCCGCTCTGGAGCGAGACGAGCTTATTGAATCCACAACAGTTAGGCTGCCGATGGGTAGACCTACAGCTGTCTATCGCTTATCTGCGAAGGCAGAGGATTTTTTTCCGAAAAAATACCACGCGGTTGCACTCGACCTCCTCTCAGAGCTTGAAGGCGACTCAGGCCAAGAGATGGTTAATCGGTTGTTTGATCTTAGGAAAATATCTTTGTTGAAGAAGCTGGAAAATAAAATGCAGGGTCGCGATCTTGAAGGTAAGGTAGCTATGCTTTCCGATATTCAGAACGAGAACGGGTATATGGCTTCTTGGGAGAAGAGCGGTCATGAGGAGTATATTCTAACTGAATATAATTGTCCGATCTATCAAGTTGCCAACAAGTATAATCATGCCTGTAGCTGCGAGCTAAGCCTGTTCAAATCTCTGCTCGATGCCAAGGTGGAACGATCTGATTGTTTGGCCAAAGGCGGCAGCAAGTGTGTTTACCACATTCGGGCGTAA
- a CDS encoding copper ion binding protein → MSNITLNVQGMSCGHCVSSVEGAMKNLGAEAKVDLSKGSVSISYDEATTTVEAIKEAIEDQGYDIV, encoded by the coding sequence ATGTCAAATATTACATTAAACGTACAAGGAATGTCCTGTGGTCATTGCGTAAGCTCAGTAGAAGGTGCGATGAAAAACCTAGGTGCAGAGGCTAAAGTGGATCTTTCCAAAGGTTCTGTCTCGATTAGCTACGACGAAGCTACAACAACTGTAGAAGCGATTAAAGAGGCTATCGAGGATCAAGGGTACGATATTGTCTAA
- a CDS encoding heavy metal translocating P-type ATPase, translating into MSTDTMNSSNSGQQASLQITGMTCAACANRIEKGLNKLEGVSLATVNLALETAQVQYSASSVSLPDLIKKVEQLGYHAKEKEEQRDIGADRKKEVRRQQLKLLVSVLLSLPLLWAMVGHFSFTSWIWVPELFMNPWFQLTLATPVQFIIGWQFYVGAYKALRNGSANMDVLVALGTSAAYFYSLYLTIQSIGSHHHQVDMYYETSSVLITLILMGKLFESLAKGRSSEAIKTLMGLQAKTALVIRDGQEVNIPVEEVVAGDVFLVKPGVKIPVDGIVIEGLSAVDESMLTGESLPAEKRGGDTVIGATLNKNGVLKVRATKVGKETALSQIIKVVEEAQGSKAPIQRVADVISGIFVPIVVGIAVVTFLVWYFAVESGNFSGALEKAIAVLVIACPCALGLATPTSIMAGSGRAAELGILFKGGEHLESTHRIDTILLDKTGTVTKGKPELTDIEVLPSLKNDDKILAWIASAEKNSEHPLAEAVVNGIQERGIELLMTDSFEAIPGHGVKAVIEGQELLIGTRKLMAENGVNIEIALERMGSLEGEGKTAMLVAINGSYAGLIAVADTIKESSKQAVARLKDLGIQVVMITGDNERTAHAIALQAGIQEVFAEVLPEGKANEVKKLQASGKKVAMVGDGINDAPALATADIGMAIGTGTDVAMEAADVTLMRGDLNSIPDAIAMSRKTMSNIKQNLFWALAYNVIGIPIAASGFLAPWLAGAAMALSSVSVVLNALRLQRVKL; encoded by the coding sequence ATGAGTACAGACACAATGAATTCTTCAAATAGCGGACAGCAAGCTTCTCTGCAGATTACTGGAATGACTTGTGCCGCTTGTGCGAATCGGATTGAGAAAGGGTTAAACAAGCTTGAGGGGGTTTCCCTGGCTACAGTAAATTTGGCGCTTGAAACTGCTCAAGTACAATATAGTGCTTCATCTGTTTCACTTCCCGATTTAATTAAGAAGGTGGAGCAGCTAGGCTATCACGCCAAAGAGAAGGAGGAGCAGAGGGACATTGGCGCAGATAGGAAGAAAGAGGTACGCAGGCAGCAGCTTAAGCTACTGGTTTCGGTTCTCTTGTCTCTTCCGCTACTGTGGGCGATGGTTGGTCACTTCTCTTTTACATCATGGATTTGGGTACCAGAATTATTCATGAATCCTTGGTTTCAGCTGACGCTTGCTACTCCTGTTCAGTTCATTATAGGCTGGCAGTTTTATGTTGGAGCCTATAAAGCTTTGCGTAATGGAAGTGCGAATATGGATGTTCTTGTTGCTCTAGGAACTTCTGCTGCTTATTTCTACAGTCTTTACTTAACGATACAATCCATAGGTAGCCATCATCATCAAGTCGACATGTATTACGAGACAAGCTCTGTGTTAATTACATTGATTCTGATGGGTAAATTATTCGAATCGTTGGCAAAAGGACGTTCGTCCGAAGCAATCAAAACACTAATGGGATTGCAGGCAAAGACTGCTCTCGTTATACGTGACGGCCAAGAAGTAAATATCCCGGTCGAAGAGGTTGTAGCTGGGGATGTATTCTTAGTTAAACCAGGGGTTAAAATTCCCGTCGACGGAATAGTCATTGAAGGGTTGTCTGCTGTGGATGAGTCCATGCTTACCGGAGAGAGTCTTCCTGCTGAGAAACGTGGGGGAGATACAGTAATCGGGGCTACCTTAAATAAGAACGGGGTATTAAAGGTAAGGGCGACTAAGGTAGGGAAGGAAACGGCTCTATCCCAAATTATTAAAGTCGTTGAAGAAGCACAGGGGTCAAAGGCACCTATACAGCGCGTAGCGGATGTTATCTCAGGCATCTTCGTTCCAATAGTTGTGGGGATTGCAGTTGTGACGTTCTTGGTTTGGTATTTTGCAGTGGAGAGCGGTAACTTCTCAGGTGCGTTGGAGAAGGCAATAGCTGTTCTAGTTATTGCATGCCCTTGTGCGCTGGGATTAGCTACGCCGACGTCTATTATGGCGGGATCAGGTCGGGCGGCTGAGCTAGGAATCCTGTTCAAAGGTGGGGAGCATCTTGAGTCGACTCATCGAATTGACACGATACTGCTGGACAAGACGGGAACAGTAACGAAGGGTAAGCCTGAGCTGACGGACATTGAAGTGCTGCCTAGCTTGAAAAATGACGATAAAATTTTAGCATGGATAGCATCTGCCGAGAAAAATTCGGAGCATCCCCTGGCCGAAGCTGTTGTGAACGGTATTCAAGAGCGCGGAATCGAGCTACTAATGACAGATTCGTTCGAAGCCATTCCCGGGCACGGTGTGAAAGCCGTCATCGAGGGTCAAGAGCTACTGATTGGTACCCGTAAGCTAATGGCAGAAAATGGCGTTAATATTGAAATTGCGCTGGAGCGAATGGGCAGTCTTGAAGGTGAAGGAAAAACGGCTATGCTTGTCGCTATTAATGGATCATACGCCGGACTGATTGCAGTCGCAGATACAATTAAGGAGTCCTCCAAGCAGGCTGTAGCAAGACTAAAAGATTTGGGGATTCAGGTTGTGATGATAACAGGTGACAATGAGCGGACTGCCCATGCAATTGCACTTCAAGCGGGCATACAGGAAGTATTTGCTGAGGTGCTACCTGAGGGCAAAGCGAATGAAGTGAAGAAATTGCAAGCTAGCGGCAAGAAGGTCGCCATGGTTGGGGATGGCATTAACGATGCTCCAGCGCTGGCTACAGCTGATATCGGAATGGCCATCGGTACGGGAACAGACGTTGCAATGGAAGCTGCTGATGTTACCCTGATGCGTGGAGACTTGAACAGCATTCCTGATGCCATTGCGATGAGTCGCAAAACGATGTCAAACATTAAGCAAAACCTATTTTGGGCTTTAGCCTACAATGTCATTGGTATTCCAATAGCAGCCAGTGGATTTCTTGCTCCTTGGCTGGCCGGAGCGGCTATGGCCCTGAGCTCAGTATCCGTCGTGCTTAATGCGCTTAGATTACAGAGGGTAAAG
- a CDS encoding metal-sensitive transcriptional regulator, protein MAEEHKVDNVQNAHDDHCSANSNDKDQERKSHHSDKMKSNLISRLNRVEGQIRGIKGLIEKDTYCDDVLNQIAAAQSALNSVGKLLLEGHMKSCVVDRIQSGDHEVIDELLITVNKLMK, encoded by the coding sequence ATGGCTGAAGAGCACAAAGTAGACAATGTTCAAAATGCTCACGATGATCATTGTTCTGCCAATTCGAATGATAAGGATCAGGAAAGAAAAAGCCATCATTCGGATAAAATGAAGTCGAATCTCATTTCAAGATTGAATCGGGTTGAAGGACAGATTCGCGGGATTAAAGGACTTATTGAAAAGGATACTTATTGTGATGACGTACTGAATCAGATTGCCGCTGCCCAGTCAGCGCTTAATAGCGTTGGAAAGCTACTGCTTGAAGGTCACATGAAAAGCTGCGTTGTCGATAGAATCCAGTCTGGTGATCACGAGGTCATTGATGAATTGCTGATTACGGTTAATAAATTAATGAAATAA
- the trhO gene encoding oxygen-dependent tRNA uridine(34) hydroxylase TrhO: MIMNQYQILLFYKYVPITDAEIFAAEHLQYCKELGIKGRILIADEGINGTLSGTIEQTERYMADIQKNPLFSDIVFKIDPSEGHSFKKLFVRYKQELVTLRYHKKLNPNTDGGGRLKPKEFHEYMQRDDVIILDGRSDYEYDLGHFRNAIKPDVDSFREFPEWIRENFAEHKDKQILTYCTGGIRCEMLTAVLINEGFKDVFQLDGGIVTYGQDPEVQGKGFDGNLYVFDERVSVRINQTDEHILVGECHHCAKPTDRYINCEDDTCHLQHLVCEECETTKLGYCSTDCEEHDRAAVASSS; the protein is encoded by the coding sequence ATGATTATGAACCAATACCAAATTCTACTCTTCTATAAATATGTACCCATTACAGATGCCGAGATTTTCGCCGCAGAGCATCTTCAATATTGCAAAGAGCTTGGAATTAAAGGGCGTATATTAATAGCTGACGAAGGAATCAACGGAACGTTATCGGGAACGATTGAACAAACCGAGCGTTATATGGCAGACATTCAGAAGAATCCTCTTTTCTCTGATATTGTCTTTAAAATAGATCCGTCTGAAGGTCACTCATTTAAGAAGCTATTCGTACGCTACAAGCAAGAATTAGTCACACTTCGATACCACAAGAAGCTTAATCCAAATACCGACGGTGGTGGAAGACTTAAACCGAAGGAATTTCACGAGTATATGCAAAGAGACGATGTTATTATTCTGGATGGAAGAAGCGATTATGAATATGACCTCGGCCATTTCCGTAATGCGATCAAGCCGGATGTAGATTCATTCCGTGAATTCCCTGAATGGATTCGTGAAAATTTTGCCGAGCATAAGGATAAGCAGATTCTAACCTACTGTACAGGCGGCATCCGATGCGAAATGCTCACTGCTGTTCTCATCAATGAAGGATTTAAAGATGTTTTCCAGCTGGATGGCGGCATTGTAACGTATGGTCAAGACCCTGAAGTTCAGGGCAAAGGCTTTGACGGCAATTTGTACGTCTTTGATGAGCGGGTTTCCGTGCGGATTAATCAGACCGATGAGCATATTCTTGTTGGGGAATGTCATCATTGTGCTAAGCCAACAGATCGATATATTAATTGCGAAGACGATACCTGCCATCTACAGCATCTCGTTTGTGAAGAGTGTGAGACGACAAAGCTTGGTTATTGCTCAACAGATTGTGAAGAACATGATAGAGCAGCAGTTGCCTCATCGAGTTAA